A genomic region of Arvicola amphibius chromosome 7, mArvAmp1.2, whole genome shotgun sequence contains the following coding sequences:
- the LOC119819435 gene encoding olfactory receptor 1009, which translates to MAYDNYTRVTEFIFIGLRYHPRLPVFLFLLFLLFYLVTMTGNLGMIILIRVDSRLHTPMYFFLSHLSFVDICFSSVVGPKMLTDFFAERKVISFMGCALQQWFFGFFVAIECLLLASMAYDRYVAICNPLLYSVAMSQRLCIQLVMGPYAVGFFNTMTHTTAAFRFPFCGSNIINHFFCDMSPILSVICADIRINKLLVFIVAGAVLVVSSTTILVSYFHILMAILRIRSAEGWRKAFSTCLSHVTAVSILYGTLFFIYVRPSAISSLDLNKVVSVFYTAVIPMLNSLIYSLRNKEVKAAVGRTVTKAKFFLKN; encoded by the coding sequence ATGGCGTATGACAACTACACAAGGGTCACAGAGTTCATTTTCATTGGCTTGAGATACCACCCTAGGCTGCCGGTCTTCCTCTTcttgctctttctgcttttttacctggttactatgacagGAAACTTGGGTATGATCATTCTCATTCGTGTAGATTCTCGTCttcacactcccatgtactttttTCTCAGCCACCTGTCATTTGTGGACATCTGCTTCTCTTCTGTTGTGGGCCCCAAGATGCTCACAGATTTCTTTGCAGAACGGAAAGTCATCTCTTTTATGGGCTGTGCCTTGCAGCAATGGTTCTTTGGGTTCTTTGTGGCCATCGAGTGCCTTCTCTTGGCATCCATGGCCTacgaccgctatgtggccatctgtaaCCCATTGTTGTACTCCGTGGCCATGTCCCAGAGACTCTGCATACAGCTGGTGATGGGACCCTATGCTGTTGGTTTCTTCAACACCATGACTCACACTACAGCTGCTTTCCGATTTCCCTTTTGTGGCTCCAACATCATCAATCATTTCTTCTGTGACATGTCTCCTATCCTCTCCGTCATATGTGCAGATATACGGATCAATAAACTGCTGGTGTTCATTGTGGCAGGAGCTGTGTTGGTTGTCAGCAGCACCACTATCTTAGTGTCCTACTTCCACATCCTCATGGCCATCCTGAGGATACGCTCTGCTGAAGGGTGGCGAAAAGCCTTCTCCACCTGCTTGTCCCATGTCACGGCGGTTTCCATTTTGTATGGGACTCTCTTTTTTATCTACGTGCGGCCAAGTGCCATCTCTTCTCTGGACCTCAATAAGGTGGTGTCCGTGTTCTACACGGCGGTGATTCCCATGCTCAACTCActcatctacagcctgaggaataAGGAGGTGAAAGCGGCCGTGGGCAGGACAGTCACCAAGGCCAAATTCTTCCTTAAAAACTAA
- the LOC119819568 gene encoding olfactory receptor 9G4, whose amino-acid sequence MKVDNRTVLTEFILVGFSANPRWQLILFGIFLTIYLLTLSGNMTLVVLIRIDSRLHTPMYFFIGNLSFLDFWYTSVYTPKILATCISEDKRISLAGCGAQLFFSCVVAYTECYLLAAMAYDRHAAICSPLLYSSIMSTSLCTGLVAGCYIGGFLNAIAHTANTFRLTFCGKNIIDHFFCDAPPLVKMSCTDTRVYEKVLLGVVGFTVLSSILAILVSYFNILLAILRIRSASGRCKAFSTCASHLVSVMLFYGSLLFMYSRPSSTYSLEKDKVAALFYTVVNPLLNPLIYSLRNKDVKEAFKKATQTIRPHT is encoded by the coding sequence ATGAAGGTGGACAATCGAACCGTCCTTACTGAATTCATCCTGGTTGGCTTCTCAGCAAACCCCCGCTGGCAGCTGATTCTATTTGGAATATTTCTAACCATCTACTTGTTGACACTATCAGGGAACATGACATTGGTTGTCTTAATTCGTATTGATTCTAGACTACATACACCTATGTACTTTTTCATCGGCAATCTATCATTTTTGGATTTCTGGTATACTTCTGTATATACACCAAAGATATTGGCCACTTGTATCTCAGAAGACAAACGCATCTCCTTGGCTGGATGTGGGGCTCAGCTATTCTTCTCCTGTGTTGTAGCCTACACTGAGTGCTATCTGCTGGcagccatggcctatgaccgccaTGCAGCAATTTGTAGCCCATTGCTTTATTCAAGCATCATGTCTACTTCTCTCTGTACGGGGCTGGTGGCTGGCTGTTACATAGGAGGGTTTTTGAATGCCATAGCCCATACTGCTAACACCTTCCGGCTAACTTTCTGTGGTAAAAATATTATTGATCACTTCTTCTGTGACGCACCACCGTTGGTAAAAATGTCCTGCACAGACACCCGTGTCTATGAAAAGGTCCTCCTGGGTGTGGTGGGCTTCACTGTGCTCTCCAGCATTCTTGCCATCCTCGTTTCCTATTTCAACATCCTCCTGGCTATCTTGAGGATCCGCTCAGCCTCAGGAAGATGCAAGGCATTCTCCACCTGTGCCTCTCACCTGGTCTCTGTCATGCTATTCTATGGCTCCTTGCTCTTCATGTATTCAAGGCCTAGTTCAACCTACTCTCTAGAAAAGGACAAAGTGGCTGCCCTCTTCTACACTGTAGTTAATCCGTTGCTCAACCCTCTCATCTACAGCCTGAGAAACAAAGACGTCAAAGAGGCCTTcaaaaaagcaacacagacaATACGACCACACACATGA